In the genome of Urocitellus parryii isolate mUroPar1 chromosome 7, mUroPar1.hap1, whole genome shotgun sequence, the window GCTCCGACTGGTTGTGGAAGCGGGTGAGGCGCTTGCACTTGCAAGAGGCCACCAGGCGCACTTTGCGCGAGCGCGGTGCCGCGCCGCCGGGACACACCAGCTGCACCCGCTGGGCGCGGTAGCGGTCGGGGATGCAGCGAAAGTCGGGCCCGCTCGGGCGCCACCACTTGCCGCGGCCGATGGCATTGGGCAGCAGGCGCGCGGGGCCACACTGGCCCGAGCACACCAGCTCGGTGACCGGCTTGGCGCTGCGGCACGGTCCGTCAGTCACGTAGCGGGTGAAGTGCAGCTCCCGGCAGCTGTACTCGGACACGTCTGCAGAGAGAAGCGCGCGTCAGGGCCGCGGTCCGGCTCTCTCCACCCGGCCTCCGCTTTCCCAACCTgcctctcctgccccctccagaGGATTTTGCACCTGTGCACCTATGATAGGAAGGCCCCAGATACTCCTGGAGCTGGTGGGAAGATCTGGGGCTTTCCTTGGAGCAAGTGACTGCTGGACTCCGACCAAGGCACCATCACTTAACTACACCAGTGGTGTTGGGCAACTTACTTAACCTCTCCTCTTTCAGTCTGTAAAAGGGGTTGTCCTGGGATTCAGTGTATCAATCCACTACATGTAGAATGCACAAAATACCATTCGTGCAGCCCATGGGGAGAGTTGGACGTGTTGACTCTCattgtgtattattattattctcctaAAGGCtctcttctgattttatttaagcCACACCTGTGTGGCAGGGTCCCTGACCTGAACAGGGTAAGTACTAGCCACACCTTCTGCATGGTTCTGTCTTCTCCTAAATTCCttttccagccacttgggagggtTGAACAGGAGATGGAGAAAGGAGTAGAGGTTAATTGAAGGCAATAAATCAGGACAGCTGctagggaggagagggagagaagggcaggTGGTCAGGATAAGAATTCATTAGACTTGAAAGGAACCAAAGGCAGTATGTCCAACCCCCTCATTACCAATGAGGACACTGAGATCCAGGGAGAGACAAGAACTTGCCCAAAAGACAGAGTGGGCCTCCTGACTCCCCTCTTTAGGGGCTCAGCACCTTTTGGCTCCTTCTTGGGTGGAAGCGATTTGTTCAGGCATCCATGGGAGACTGAGCTGGGGGAGAGGGTCCAGAGAGCTGATTTTTACAAATTACTTCCCTACCAGAGAAGGAGAGAGCTCTGACCCAAAGCCTATAGTTCAGCTGCCACAAACATTGATTAAGCACCTTCTGTATACCTGGCTCTCTCCTGGGCACATCTCTTGTTCTGGGTCACTTGACAGACACCCTGGGTGGGAGGAAACCTGCTGGGACCTGGCTGGACCTCTGTGTACACCTTGACCACTGTGGGTTTAGATGGGTGGGAGCTTTTTGAACAGCTGGTCCTCATGTGAGCACCTGTCCACCCCCAAAGGTTTCATAGGGTCAGTTCTATTTTGacacaaaaagattaaaaaaaaaaaaaaaagaatcctgtgACCCAGACTAGAGAGGGTCCTGTCCCAGACCCAGGAGATCAAGCCCAGCAGGGGATATGTGGGACTTTGCCACCTCCTGTGGCTGGCTTTCTTGGTTCTGGCCTGGTTTGGTATCTTCACCCCTTCAGGGGTGTTGTGTGGGGGTGACCTATTTGCCCAGGAAAGAGGTGTTTTGGGGCTTTCCAAGAATAGTGCCCAAAGTTCAGGCATTTCCTCTGCAAAGCAAGACTTTGTTTTGAGTGCTTGGCTTCCTCAGGGGCTGTGACCTTTCATGGGATCCCAGGGAAGTGGGCTTCTTGTATTCAGGGTCCCCACATCCCTGTAAGCAATCATTTAAGCTCAGCTGACTGTAGAGTGGGGAGTTGAGGAGGAGGGTGTTTTGTCCCCCCTCTCTCATTTTAGAAGATACAAACCCTGGTTGGCTCCCATAGGGTCCCTTTACCCACAAGCCCTGCAGGCTGTGAGGCAGAGAAGGGTGGCAGGCAGCAGCAGCCTGGGCAGTGGGCCCCTCTGGCACATGGAAAGCAGCCAGAGAGCAGTGAGGCCCTCTGAAGCGTCATTCCAGCCCCTACCCCAACCATCCCTGCCAGGTGCAGAGCCAGCTGTGCAGCCCCATCCCACCCCGCTTCTCTTGCAGACCTGACCAGGAACCCCAATTCAGCCTCCTCCGGGCCCATTGCCTTCTCATAGGGTCAGGCTCCCTCCCCAGGAATAAGACAAAACTGTGTCTGGGTCAAAGGCCTGGGACAGATGGTGCCACCTATGTCCACTGCTGCACAGGGGATAATGCCTCTCCTCCAGGACCTGGACTCAGCTGCCACCCATGTCAGATGCTAAAACTGCACCTACAACTCCCATTCCTTCAAGTGCCAGACCTCTGGGCAAGTGGCACTGAAGGGGGCCTCTATAGCTTCCCTTTCCCACTGCTTCGCAAGAAGAGGGGTCTCAGTCCCCACCCACATCCCCACTCTCCCCTACCAGGACTGTCTTGGGATTGCATCAAACTGGATTCGAATCTCAGTTCTGCTAGGCTGTGACTCAATTTCTGGAGCTTCGGTTTCTTTGCCCTCAAGCTGGGAGTTCACCTCCTGGGACTTCCACGAGACTGATGTGTGCAGCCAGTGTCTGGCATCCAGCAGGTGCCACTACCCCTCCTTGGTGCCAGCAGCTGGACCTGACTCCTGAATTCTCAGGAGGGGATTATTTGAGCCATTTTTGGAACCCCTAAAACTGTCCTAACCTCTCCATCCcagtctcctccctccctgcccttggGTCTCATGACCAGCCCTGCCGGTACactgaggctggggtgggggtggggaatggcAACCCTTCCCCTGTCTCCAGGCAAGCCTCCCAGCACCTATGGCTGACTTCTACCTCAGTCGCCAAAGCCTCCAAAGAGAAGATTCCAAAGTCTCCCCAGATCCATCCCCAAGACCCTTAGGCTACCATTTCTCTCCTCTACCCCATACCTTTGGCCTCAAAGGGGTGGTGGGGAGGCCTCCCTCCGTTCTCCGCCCGGTTCATGGTCTTGTTCTCCAGTTCTGGCGGGGGCTCAGGGTACTCTCCGAGCTCAGGGATGATTTCCGTGGCGTCATTCTTGAAGGCCTGCCACCCCTGGCCCTCCACCACATGGAAGGCTGCGTGCACCAGCAGGCATACGAGACACAGGGCTAGAGAGAGCTGCATGGTGCCAGCCGGAGGAGGGCACCCAGCCTTCCAGTAGCACAGGCTCCAGTCCCCAGCCTAGACACAGTCGCCTTTTTAAAGCCCCCTCTGCCTCATGCCAGCCAATGAGGACAGGCTGGGACAGGGCTGGTCCCATGTTTCCCTCAACcctgggggagggaaaggggtgtGTTCAGAGCAAGCCCTCCCCAAAGACTTCTCAAGCTCAGCAAACTTCCAAATTGCTGCTGGCACTCCCAGGTGACCCAGGGAGAGGGGGGCGTGTGAGGCAGGGCCCAAGCCTCCTCTCCAGGCACCTCCCACGTGCAGGGGCTGTGGTTTTCAGATATCAAAATGAGCTCTCGCTTTTTAATCGGCTCCCTCTGTGGGCCCCTCGGGCATTCTCAAAACAAACTGCGGACCAGCTtaacaaagaaaatgtgcaaCTCTGAGTTCTCCACAGGGCTGAGCCCAGCTCATTCCATTTCTCAGGCCAAGTTCATTTGTCACCCCACCGACAAACAGACCTAGGGGTGTCTGGCTCCCGCTGACCCAGTCAGAGCCAAAGGATACTttgtgagtgcgtgtgtgtgtgtgtgtgtgtgtgtgtgtgtgtgtatgtgtattttgctGGCGATCAGAAGCACAGCTTCgcgcattctaggcaagcacccAATCCCCAAGAAGGCTGCCTTTTAAAGAAATCTTATTGATTTCACCTCCATGAGGTTGGGCACTGATTATCCTGACCACGAGAGCTTTCTCTGCAAGTCAAGAGAGAAATTTGGAGGATCATAGCAAGGGTGCCCACTTGGACAAGATGGTGGGATTCTGATGACAAGTTGAGGAGGAGCAGGTCACAAGGGCTCTGGTCATGGAATAAAAAGTGGAACTCTCACTTCCTGCTCCTCAGGGACCCGGCACACCTACCACAGGCACTTCTCTGCTGGGGCTCTCACAGTGGCTCACAGCAGCTCACAGGCTGATGTGCCAAGCAGTTATTTCCCTGGCCAGGCCCTGGGTGGGAGTGGACAACACAGAATCCCTTTTCTTAGCAAAAGCCAAAGCCAGCATTTTTAgtgctgacattttttttttccttgtctcccAACCCCTTACATTTTTCAAAACCAGCTTTGTGTTCAATATGGAAGACTTTAGTGGTATATACCATGGGTATGTTCCAGGAAGGCATCCCAGGGCCATCTAGGCACAAAGAAACCCTGGAGTAGAAAGAGGGACACAGGGAGGGGTAGAGGTGTGGGCAGGAAGGTTCACACCTGAGgtgcaagaaaagaaaggagggccAGCGGAAGCTTTCATTGGGGAACGTAGTTGGAGGCTGCCCTAgccctggagggaggctgggaagaAGGCTTGGCCCGATCGCCTTGGTATGTTAACTGGGCAATGAATCAGCGTGCCCCACCTGCAGGGCCTCCGCAAGGCCTTTACCACCTGCCTCAACTTGTAAGTCACTGTGTCCATCTGCGGCCTGCTGACTGTCCTCCTTCTTTTCATCATCCATCACCCAACACATGAATGCAGCTGCTCTGACAGTTTTACAAGCCAGACAGAAGCCCCTGCAGGAAGGGCCCTCACTGATACCTGCTTCCTAAGTCAGTTTCCTCAGGGCAGACAAAAACAGCTGTGGCCATTGTTGGGGGTGATCTATCTCTCCCAACAGAGCCTGGATGTTGTGAGAAGCTGGccctctctgccccctccctttgtCTGTGGACCCCAGGCCCCCCACCTCCTTTTCCCCTGTTCTGGAATGTGGACTCTTAACCCTGTCATGGCCAGACAACTGCCTTCTTGCCCTGAATTTCAGAGAGGCCAGTTCTGATGCCCGGGGGTCCTTGAGTTCACGGGTTGATGCTCAGAGCCCCCACCTGCTGGTGAGAACCATTGGACCTTCCACAGACCCTGGCAGAGAGTACACCATTCTTGGAACGCTTCTGCCACCTGCTGGAGATGAAAGGAAAAGCCAGCAACTGGAGGATGACCAAACTCAggattttatttcacttcattggtttattttggaagagagagagagagagagagagagagagagagagagagagagagagagagagagaatccatttGACTTCTAAATGGTCCCCATCCCTCTGACCCTCTGAATTATTCTCTGCCAATGGACAGTCATAGCTTTTCACAGGGTGGCTCAGGGAGAACCCGCTGCAACATCTGTCATCCGTTTTTTCATTGAATGTTGAGCCATTGGTGGCTCTTAGTATCTACTGGGTCCCCAGACTTGTCATTGTTCAGAGTTAGACAATACCCCCTGGAGTTCAGTCCCCATGGTTTCAGTGGGTCTCTGTTGTGGTGAGTTTAGGTTATTTCCAAACTTCTGTTCTCAGCGAGACTTCTGTGAACATTCTTGTATgaagtaattttttaattgttttattttgagatcattgTAAATTCACACGTACTGGTAAAAAATTATTCAGAGAGATTCCATGTAACTTTTTCCCACTTTCCCCCATTGgtaacatcttgcaaaactatAGTACACTATCACAACCAGGAttctttttgtgggggaggggggaggcaccagggattgaattcaaggtcacttaaccactgagccacatccccagctctttttgtattttttatttagcgacagggtctcactgaatagcTTAGGGCCTttctttgaacccatgatcctcctccctcagcctcccgagctgctgggattgttacaggcatgcaccatggtgcccagcttaCAACCAGGATATTGACATTGACAAAATCTGCCAATCTTATTCAGATCACCCCAGTTTTCCTGTACTCATTCATATGTGTACCTGGGCTTGTGGGCCTGTGTGCATATAGTTCTATACAAGTTTATCACATGTAGATTCAACTGTCCACCACCACAGTGAAAGACAGCAGCTCTGTAACCACGAGGGTCCTTCCTGTTGCCCTTTTATAACCCACACCCACTTTTCTCCCTCACTTGGGTCTCTGATcctaacccctggcaaccactaaccTAATCTCCATTTccataattttctcatttcaaaaatattatgcaaATGGAGTCAAGTAGTGCTGTGACCTTTGGAGATTGGCTTCTTTCAATCAACATAATTCACTGGAGAGTTATCCAAGCTCCATATATCAATAACTTGTTCCCTTGGTAGCTCTTGCTACTTATCACAGGACTATTCTCCAGGAAGCCCAGCCAGGTCTCCAGTTCCACAAGGGAAATATAAGTGGGCATGTGTGGTAGTTTGCAGGGCCACTATAACTAAGTACCATACCTGGGTGGCTTTAACAACACAAGTTTATTGTCTCTTAGTTCTAGAAGCTAGAAGTCCAAGGCCAAGGGCTGGACTGGTAATCCTGAGGGCTGTGAAGGAGAATCTGCTAGATGCCCCTGATCTTCCTTCTGGTGGGTTGCTGACTGTTTTTGGTGTTCCTTGACTTGTAGAAGAATCaccctggggctgaggttgtggctcagcggtagagcactcacctagcatgtgcgaggcactgggttcaatcctcagcaccacataaaaatcaaaacaaattaaaataaaggtattgtgttcatagatatttaaaatatctgcCTTCATCTTTACATGAACTTCTCTGTTTCCAAATGctccctttttataaggacaccagtcataacAGATTAAGGCCCATcctaatgacttcattttaactaattacatctgcaacagtCCTGTTTCCAAGTAAGGAACCCTGAAGTACTTGGGGTTGAGTctaacatgaatttgggggaagaCAAAGCAGTCCATAACAGCATGTTTCTCCAAAGGGCTGACAAAGCTGGGTTTGagttttggctttttaaaaaaaatttaatagtcATACCTTAATTTCTAGAAATGATCATTTTTTCAGCCTATCCATATGTTACTTGTCAAGCATTCAATGAGGCAAAGGGGACATGTGGTCCCCTCCAGAAGCTCCCCCTACCAGGGAAGAAAGTTCTTCCTCCAAATAACTCCAATACCAGGTAGAAAGTGATTGGTGTCACTAAGAAAAGGTtctgatgcttaaaaaaaaaaaaaaaagacgtggACTgggtgtttgcctagcatgtgtgaggtgtgaggtcctgggtttgattcccagcactgcaaaaaacacttattaaaaataaaccacttatttttcccccctctactgaggattgaacccaggggtactttaccactgagccacatacccagtccttt includes:
- the Sost gene encoding sclerostin, with the translated sequence MQLSLALCLVCLLVHAAFHVVEGQGWQAFKNDATEIIPELGEYPEPPPELENKTMNRAENGGRPPHHPFEAKDVSEYSCRELHFTRYVTDGPCRSAKPVTELVCSGQCGPARLLPNAIGRGKWWRPSGPDFRCIPDRYRAQRVQLVCPGGAAPRSRKVRLVASCKCKRLTRFHNQSELKDFGPETARPQKGRKPRPRARGAKANQAELENAY